The segment tctatttattaattttaaaatactagatatgaatagaaaaatatagaatggaTTATgaggttaaataaaatcaacataatactaggtaggtaagtacctattattctgtaattttaaaatacttttataattttattatgaaattgttCCTTTTGATTAGTAGCCATTTTTCCACTGTATTGCGGGTGCGGCTACGCTTAGGTTTAACCGGATAGATCTAGATGCAACCGGTCTCAGTCGGCTAGACCTAGGCGTAGCTTGCATAGACTAGAATCCAATAATTGcagataacaaataaaccaCTTCCAATAATATTACGTTTTATTAAAGTGACACAAGGTACCATTCCCGATGGGGGGAATACAACCACCCTTGCATCACAAAAGCTCAAAGGTTGCTAACGGCGGTTGCTATGGGAACGAATCCTAGTTACCGCCAAAGCCTACCTATATTGAATCTACGGGGGTGGTGAGGATGTTAATTCTATCATTGAAATTACTTTCAAACTACCTACACACAGAATCTGCGTATAAAATCAATGGTTTGGTTGGGAAATTTTCGTGAAGGTCTTTGGACCAAAAGATccacataagtttgtttaCCAGTCTGACTTTCGTACACCACTTCataccggtgaaggaaaacatcgtggggAAAACTGCACACTGTGTGACTACTTCGATCATATTACCTAGATAGGTGTATAATGTGACTATTTGCCTTCAGATAGCGGTAGGTAGTCATAAATGGCATGTTATTAATGAGATCTTAAAACCATACGAATAGGTACTTTATGTCTGGTCTCATAGTCTGAATGAgtaaaaatatagcctattttaagttttatatcaatttgacCACAAGTCTAGAATCTACACGTGTACAACTCGACAGGGCCACTGGACTTACCTTGATAGGCATGTAATtaagaaatagtttttatcaGATACCAATTCCACTTGACTCGAGATAgcgtatttaaaatattaattgactTTTATCGGATTAATATTTAAGCTTATTATTCGTATTGTTAACGATATGTTTTTGGGGTCGATATATCGCAACACACTTACCATCATGTTggttatatacctatttttaattcCTTTAAAGTAAACATGCAACGACAGTGGATGCATTATTTTTTGGCTTCGTGCAGTCATCCGTTTAAATCTTCTTCCTTAGAAAGAGCGGATATGCACCCTCAACCtcaatttattgcaataactGTATATAGGCATAGGTGGTAGTACATACAATCAAAGGTTCAACACTTAGACGACTAACCATAAGATTCACCATCACCGCCTTCCGTagcccactgctgggtataggGATTGAAGTGTCATAGGCTGACCAGTTACACAAAATTCTCAAGAAATACCGCAAGGCCAAGCGGTTTATTTGTTCACGAGCTTCTAaatcatgtaaaaaaattatctgtCGTTCTTAATCTTATAAGATCGTTTTTAATTGTTCATAATTGTGTAAATAACAAgcaataggtattataatgataaacgCGCGCACCAATAAATGGGTTACCAGTATCTACACATCGATATCGATGTATAAATAGTTACCTACACTACATAAGCTGTATTTATACAtccgaataaataaataaactgtcattgactatcaatatatatataaaactcttccgttactgagtgactgactgactgacagacaaggTACAGcagaaactactgggcgtaggaagctgaaatttggcatgtcgGTTCCCTGGGGgggtaggtgagcactaagataGGATTGCACTTGTGTAGATACCTATTATTTAGGCTGATCATCTTTAGTTTCGTAAGTGAGCATGCGATGTCCACGATTAGGTAGGTAAATTCACTAAACCAGTGGTACCTGCACAGTAGTCTTCGATTGTGCTTGATCCCAAAAGTCGAATTATGATTTGATCGATGCACAGTTGTCAAGTTAGACCACGTCGAAAATCATATTCAATCAATTcgcttacaaaaataaagtggCGAACGATAGGTAAGTACTACAACAAAAATGTTCTTATTATAAAGACAAGCATGACATTtacgaagaaaaataaacttatcaaTTCAAATGACGTAAATTACTAAGGACTTTATAGATTATACTTGTTAGATAATGGGTACTTGATCAAGCCAATCAAGTTTCAAAGTCTCGACTGGAAAGTAAATACTTCTGTATTATGTGTCAAAGGcctaaaaaatatctattatttactaagtgccgcctaaattaaaatatagcatgTACCTACATCGTCgtcgattatttattttttatccataGCGCTTCTCTTTTTCGCGTTAACCATCAATTGCTTCCCTCGCCTGTCTGCTTCATTTTGAGTGATTTGTGTATACAGGAGTGTTTATAGGAGTAcatgctatattttaatttaggcTGCAGAGTTTCCGTTTTAATTGCGTTTTTGGGAAAAGTCTGCTCACAAATAATTTCAAGGGCGAAGTAAGCAAGAAGATGTTGACTTCTGTAATTGAAATCCTATCTCAGTCTTGAATCTAAGCATTTTTCTGCAACTATTGAGCGTCGGGGCCTACATTCCGCTTTACTCCTTTTGAAATCCTCTATGTagctacattttttacaattagaACGGGACGATTTTTCATACTGTacttgcaaattaaaaatgcaCTGCAAAGGCAAACTATATAGTTAATTAACTAGCGTTAGAccgaccctgggctccgacactaTATACACATGCCTGATACAGTATCCGGGAAAACGTTCTGTTGGAGATTTATAAAATCGCATGTAGGTGTTGTCGTGGCAACGTCCTAAAATGTTActgaaaatatacctacattttttattgtttttaaataggcATATATGTACTACCATTTGCTCACAATTTCGTCCGCGTTCGTTTTTCTGGGATGGAAGGTTCCTTCTTTGCATTCTTACCGTTCAAGAATGTTCCTAACTGTAATTTCTAGATTGCTCGAAAGCGTGAAAGATATCAAAGTGACAGGATTGAAAAgttaaatactttatatatagaCAATATGTTTATGGTATGGTAACACGTTAATTCTTACATAATCATcaatcatttaaattaaatgataaatcgTTCATGTGGTCCCGTAATCGGCTTGTTATcatcaataacaaatattttgatagcCACCACCACTATTTACTCTAGATGCAACGGAGGCAGCCATATTTAGACAAATAttactttagtttttatttagtttatattaaaaaatgtgcgCATCACTGGCATGTGGAGTGACGACCACAGTATTGGGAGCCATCCTGGTTTTCGCTTCAAGTTTAGTGGGATACTATGTCATTCCCGGTGTGGTTGAGGATCAAATTATAAACGTAAGTTTAACTTAATTCTGAATTTATGCATTCAAAGAAAATCAATACCTGGGTATTGAAAAAGTTAAATGTAACGTGGCCGTCAGAATCAGTGTAGGCGCAAAGTCATCATTTTATGTGGGCAAGATACGTTTTGGGATCCTCAGCTCACGCAGCGAATATTCCTCACGAGCAATAGCAACGCAAGCACTTATTTCAGCGCGTTCAtggcttttaattaatacataaatctCGGCGACGCTATGGCCCTCGGAACGCGAGGCCATGGGCTGTAGCCGTCTCGCCTTCGCCCTACGCCGCCTTTGACCCAAAATCGCGGGTGTGTGTTTTCTACTgtactaaaattaaagaatgtttaaattaaaagtcgAGTGTTTGTGTCACATCAACTACggttttttttgtaacttgGAACAGGAAAGGAAAGGAATAAAATTTCGGGGTAAGTATATACTACTTACCCCGAAATTTTATTCCTTTCGACCCCCGAAGTTCTTTTACAAGCCggttttatcccgaaattccctcAATAAGCCGCAGGATGCAGAAATCGTTTCTTAACTTCCAGGAAGTCCTCCTAGCCAATGATACGGAAGCCATGGAGCGGTTCGAAGAGATACCCTTCACCCTCAACTTCACTATCAGACTCTTCAATGTGACAAACCCTGACGCAGTGGTCAATGGCGCCGTTCCAGTCGTCACTGAAGTGGGCCCTTATATTTACAAGTaccttatgttttttttattttttttatatgtgtattcCTAGCTGTGACCAACagtaaatttacaatattttttaagatagTAAGAAAGTTGTCGATGTAGAAAATCTGTGTGGCTCTGCGCGTCATGGCACAAGTTGAGTGGTGCCCTTTCGtagcatatttaatgtatctttgtaaaactataatttttcattttctctaatgtataggtagatatttgtatgctatgaataaatttatttattatttcattatttaaaaaaaatattatttacaattacgtctttaaaaatattgtaattgcgCCATTTCTTCCTGTTatctaaaaatgtaagtaataaactactaagtttatttattgcgtCTAATCACATGTGTACATGATATagatatgttaaaataaaatacccaagcataatttattgaatgcCTAATGAGAATTTGCATGGAAGCCCGCCGCGCGATTTAtttgctttgttttttttctacccCCTTTCTACGCAGAGCGAATATAATTTAGAGTGTGATTATaccaaatgtcattttttgcAATCACGATTTTCCGTTCTGACccacaattaatattaatatcattctaaaatacttattttacgtATTTCCGAATTTGTTACGATTAACATGGCAGAAATCTgctcacaaaaaaataacttattattttttatctgaacttattttttttacactggtGCGCCACAGCACCGGGCGCTCTTCAAACATTTTGCTAAAATATTCCCTCGAACCTGCAGTTTGTAAAATCTGAAAACATATCTCGAATCTACATCACTTCCACCGGCCCAGATTGATTGGATGAACTCCTATTGCCGCTGCGTAGAGCAGTAAAGTGCATTGTACATGCGGATTAATTTGACATGCATTTGACTGCTCAACTGAGTTAAACGAACATGAAGTTCTATCCTAAATATCCGAGGGCGAGATTATCATTAGTCAAATACATTTGACTAATACTGTACTACAACTACTACTGTACTTAGTTATTAGCTGTATACTACATTTGATTGGAAATTGCTATTCAACCATATAAGTCCCGAATCTTTTTGGTcaaaagatatataaataaggtaaacattaaaattaattaacaatttataagaAGAAATACTTAATCTAAGGATCTCAAGTAGAAGCAAGTCGTGTACTTGAAAGcaatttaattgaaacttCAGCTCCATTTAAAATGAATCTTGGAAAAGAAAATGCGATGAAACTTTACTCTGAGCTGTAGTGCACTAGACGCGGGGATTCTCAGCCTCgtagaaaattgaaaatgaatatTACCTAATACCTGGAAACACTTGTTTATAACTGCCATAGATATAGAACAAACAATAGAATGTGCATTTTGACCATTCCATTTTACAGGCTGCGACAGAGAAGGGTCATAGAAGAGTTCGGAGAAGATTATCTTGTATACCGTAGACATGACATCTTCATGTTCGATGAAAAAGCTTCGTATCCCAACCGAGAGGACGATGAGATCACCATAACCAATGTTCCATTTCATGTAAGTCAAGATTACACTTTCGTcctaaatgtaaattaaagcAAATCcgatgaaaaaataacataattttgctAAAAAGTCTCCATCCTCATCAAATATAAACCCAACGTCGGAGACTGGGAGTAAAAATCCATCTATCtatgttaaaatatcaattccttttgttttacactaattttatttttatgttttcgttgaactctttttctttttctcttttttatatCCATCTAAGTATTTCATATCTATACCGTCATATTAAATAACCAAGGACCGATGTTTTACAAAGCAAACGCTCTGAACGCTAGAGAGCTATTTCTGACTCAGTGAACGCTATAAAGTCATTGAAGAAATTTCTCGCTGCGAGGAAATAGGtgcttgatattttttattacatttcctAGCTAGTTTTACCATCTTaacgtaatttatttcaccCATCTATTAACTATAAGGTCGTCTGCATGGTTATAGTTACCTCACCATCTATTTAACGCGCTAAACTTGTGCATGCATTGTTTTCctgtttgaagggtgagagaggcagtgtaaTCACAGTATACTTACTGTGGCAAAACACCCTAGGTAACTTAGTGGATAACGCTAATGTGACGTGTGACTATACCTACCAGACTTCGGTGACTACTTTCCATCAGATGGTGAGCCGCAAGCCTGGTGGTACAAAGAATCACCaccaattaaaacaataaaattatctttcgGGGATAAATCCCCATACTTATGTCCTTTTTCGAAATCCTAACTGTAGATCTAGATGTgtggaattttaaaaatatcggtttttttttatacagcGTTGTGAGGTAACCATTCAATTTcctttaatattacttatggGCCATTATCTGAGCTACTAACCAAAACATGCATTATTGATCCAGTAAAAATATAGCTGAGATTATTTTACGATCAATAAAGGGTGACCGATTCAAACAATTGACAAAGTAAGCAAGGGAAAGAACACCTGGAACTCCCAAGTGTgccaataaacataaaataatttgccCGCGGCTGCGCTCATGTGAATTTACatgtataatgaaaaatattgtgattatGATTGAGACAGCACGGACAGCTTAATCGagaaaattttggaaatttttgtaaaacattcCAATAATTTCCAAATTCTCACAAAAAAGCACGTCGATACGAACGgtctcaaaaataaaaatcttaatttaatttaatttcaatttaaatcagagttataaataaacaagtaatTAGGTGAACCTAacagttacaaaaataatgatctATGCGAGAAACTGGTACCTGTATTTGGAAAACTTATATTAGACTAACACTTAATAGATTACCAGCCTCTCCAACCCCGAACCTTACCATGAATGtacacgtagcacgtcattgccATTGCGTCGACAAACGATCTCTCACGACATGGGAAAATGTGGACGTtaatgacgtgctacgtggttgtatgtttcgtggtaggtcTCCAAGTGTGTACAATGCAGGTAAAATGCCTACATTAGTATCTAACCCCAAAATTATTACAGGCTGTACTAAACGCAGTTGAAGAGATATCAGCGGCGTTGCTGCCAGCCGTCCAGCTGGGCATCACCGGCATCTTCGGCCAACACAGCGCTCCGCTGACCACGGTGCGCGTCCGCGACCTGCTGTTCGATGGTATCCCGCTGTGTCAGAACGCCCTGGTGGTGAGCGGCATCGCCTGCAGCGTCATCAGGTCCATGAGCGAAAGCCTGCAGAACCTTCAGCTACAACCTGACAACTCCCTCAGATTCTCCTTAATGGCttatgtaagttaatattttgaatttatggTAATTGAGAGACTCCGCCCATTTATTGAGTTTGTCGTACGAAGTTTCATCTCCATTTTAGATAGACTCCATAATAAGatttaaaacgaaaaaataaagttttattcacATTCTGATTGTGGGATAATGTTTGACCAGTtcaatttatagtttataaatCAAGAGTCAGGCCCCCTGAGTTGGCCCCGGGAGGGGCACCGCCCCATCTAGCCCACCGGTAGCTACGCCACTGCCGTCAACATATAGATGATAACTTCAATACATTACTTATACCGAGTCGCTCTCCTGCCGTCTTTCGCTTGGTTTGTCCTTGCGTTGACACAAACATGGAGAGGTCATATAGTGACGTCATTATCTGGTCCAAAGCGTAACGGCACGCTCGGCCAGCGCTACAACGTGTCCCGGGGCAAAGAGGACATCGAAGACCTGGGCCGAGTCACCTTGTACTCCGACCAGCCGTACTTGTCCTACTGGCCCAACTACAGGGACGAGCTCAGCGTGTGCAACATGATCAACGGGACGGACTCGGGCCTTTTCAACCCCTTCATAGATACCTCAAAACCACTGTACGCTCTCAATCCAGATATTTGCAGGTGAGCACTATTATGTACGGTATTTCGGTTAAGTTACGTTATTTGTCTAGAAAATCATCAATAATCTGCTTCAACTGGCTATTAGactgtgtataaaattaaaacgtatttgaattatcaaaaacaataattaaatgtcacttaaatttatcaattttattagtaagattcgaacctgagacctttcttTCCCACCTTACCATttaaccaccaccgcttcacgtaatcaaatctaaaaatctaaattgttCATTTTCAGATAACAAAGATTATTCAtgttagtaattatttaaccTATGTTacgaaatgaaattaaaatcaaatctaatcacaaatatataattattgttatcattACTTATAATGTATTACAGATTATTTTACGCAAACCTAATGTTATGAATCCATTTTATGAAACTCTCtagttatatttacattttaacgtattttacaaaaatgtttgagATTCAGACATTAGTGAAACACGAAAAGGTGCGGAGGTGGCGGTGGAGGTGTGTGGGCCGGGGCCTCTCCACTCGTCCCGTATGGAATTCGTAAAGGCGCCTGCCACATTttagctgatagacaacaatagcttTCCCAAGGAAGGCTAACGTCAGACACGGGGCTGGTAGTAGTTCAAAAGTTTCTAGAAAATTGTTAACGCTGACCCCCCCGTCTTcacggcttcacaaccccagACAATGAGAGCGAGACGCCTAAGCATGAATCCTATTGTGTCTGTGTTTGAAACGTTTGTAGGCAAACATGAAATATCAGGTATTCAATATTGGATATTTTGATCTCCAGACAGGGTGCCCCCCACCACCCATTTCAGAGGGGTGTTATACATTTACCGTGTAAAAAACCAATATTGAATTAGTTACCAGCCATTTTTTAGTATTAGCTATTTTAGCCAACAACGCACTC is part of the Plodia interpunctella isolate USDA-ARS_2022_Savannah chromosome Z, ilPloInte3.2, whole genome shotgun sequence genome and harbors:
- the Snmp2 gene encoding sensory neuron membrane protein 2 isoform X1; its protein translation is MCASLACGVTTTVLGAILVFASSLVGYYVIPGVVEDQIINEVLLANDTEAMERFEEIPFTLNFTIRLFNVTNPDAVVNGAVPVVTEVGPYIYKLRQRRVIEEFGEDYLVYRRHDIFMFDEKASYPNREDDEITITNVPFHAVLNAVEEISAALLPAVQLGITGIFGQHSAPLTTVRVRDLLFDGIPLCQNALVVSGIACSVIRSMSESLQNLQLQPDNSLRFSLMAYRNGTLGQRYNVSRGKEDIEDLGRVTLYSDQPYLSYWPNYRDELSVCNMINGTDSGLFNPFIDTSKPLYALNPDICRSVELRYQGNEEYEGIPSVRFAANEWMFDNDDGCFCLNVTRGLKTDEGCMYRGATELFSCVGAHLILSYPHFLYADPMYSNGLIGMTPNPDKHRIFLDIEPHTGVVLRGAKRAQFNVFMRSLPGIPSTANLRTTLTPIFWIEEGILLPEEYVEQLQSSLISTLSLLQILVPVAVAVCCVVFVVGIALVTRTRFRRKLSSQQPTSR
- the Snmp2 gene encoding sensory neuron membrane protein 2 isoform X2, producing the protein MLRQRRVIEEFGEDYLVYRRHDIFMFDEKASYPNREDDEITITNVPFHAVLNAVEEISAALLPAVQLGITGIFGQHSAPLTTVRVRDLLFDGIPLCQNALVVSGIACSVIRSMSESLQNLQLQPDNSLRFSLMAYRNGTLGQRYNVSRGKEDIEDLGRVTLYSDQPYLSYWPNYRDELSVCNMINGTDSGLFNPFIDTSKPLYALNPDICRSVELRYQGNEEYEGIPSVRFAANEWMFDNDDGCFCLNVTRGLKTDEGCMYRGATELFSCVGAHLILSYPHFLYADPMYSNGLIGMTPNPDKHRIFLDIEPHTGVVLRGAKRAQFNVFMRSLPGIPSTANLRTTLTPIFWIEEGILLPEEYVEQLQSSLISTLSLLQILVPVAVAVCCVVFVVGIALVTRTRFRRKLSSQQPTSR